The Streptomyces lienomycini sequence CGCAGCGGAGTGGGAGGGGTTGAGGACACGAGTGGGTGCCTTCCTGGCAGGGGCGCGGTGCGCGGGGACGGATGGCGGCCGGACGCTCGGTGCCGGGCTGCCGCCGCCGGTCCGTCCTGGGCAGGCCGGCGGGTGGATCTCGGACTTCGACGGTGCGGCGGGGGACGAGGGGGCACGTCGGTCTCCTCGCGGGGCGGTCAGAGGACCTTGGAGAGGAAGGCGCGGGTACGTTCGTGCCGCGGCGCGTCGAGGACGGCCGCGGGCGGGCCCTTCTCGACGACGACCCCGTCGTCCATGAACACCACGGTGTCGGCGACCTCGCGGGCGAAGCCGATCTCGTGGGTCACGACGATCATGGTGGTGCCGGTGCGGGCCAGGTCCTTGATGACGTCGAGGACCTCGCCGACCAGTTCCGGGTCGAGTGCCGAGGTGGGCTCGTCGAACAGGAGCACCTTCGGTTCGAGGGCGAGTGCGCGGGCCATGGCCACGCGCTGCTGCTGGCCGCCCGACAGCTGCCGCGGATAGGCGTCGGCCTTGTCGGCGAGGCCCACGCGCTCCAGCAGGCGACGGGCCGCCTCCGCCGCCCTTCTGCGCGGGCGGCGCAGGGCGGACACCGGGGCCTCGACGAGGTTCTCCAGCACGGTGAGGTGCGGGAAGAGGTTGAAGTTCTGGAACACGAACCCGATGTTCGTGCGCTGTCTCCGAACGTCCTTCTCCCTCAGCTCGTACAGCCTGCCTCCGGAGCGGCGGTAGCCGATGAGCTCGCCGTCGACGCTGATCCAGCCGTGACTGACCTTCTCCAGGTGGTTGATGGTGCGCAGCAGCGTGGACTTCCCGGAGCCGGACGGGCCCAGGACGACGGTGACCTCGCCGGCGCGGACCTGGAGGTCGACACCGCGGAGCACCTCCTGCGGTCCGAAGCTCTTGTGGACGTCGTGGACGTCCACCATCACCTCGCTCATCGGTCGGCTCCCAAGTGGTCGAGTGGTGTGACGGACTGATCGCGCCGCGCGCGGTGGAACGGGGCGGGCGCGGTTGCGGGTCCCTGTCGGCTCATGTGTGTTCGGGCGGGTTGATCCGCGACGTCTCGATCGCGGAGGCGGAGGTGCCCCACTTCTCGAGGATCCGGGCGTACGTGCCGTCGTCGATCAGCTCGTTGACGGCTGCCTGGAACGCCTCGGTGAGCGGGGAGTCCTTCTTGAAGGTGAAGCCGACGTCCAGGCGGTGGTACTCGCCGAGGAACGCGGTGTGCGCGGCCGGCTGCGACGCCTGGTACCGCAGGCCGTTGATGGTCGACATGATCACGTCGATGCGGCCCTGCTGGAGCGCGGTGACGGTGGCCCCGTTGTCCGAGTAGACCTTCACGTCGTACGGCTTCTTGTCGGCCTTCTCGCACACCTCCTTGTTCGCCTCCAGGGTCGCCTCGAAGGTGGTCCCGGCGCCGATGCCCACCGTCCGCCCGCACAGCTGGACCAGGTCCGTGACCTTCTCGCCGAACGACGTGTCGCCCTCCTTCACCGCGAAGCCCTGGCCGTCGTCGATGTAGGTGACGAAGTCGATGGTCTTCAGACGCTCGGTGGTGACCCCGAAGTTGCCGGTGCCGAAGTCGTACTTGCCGCTGCGCAGGGCGGGCAGGATCGTCTCGAAGGAGGCGTCCTGGCGCTCCAGCCCGATGCCGAGGACCTTGGCGACGGCATCGGCGATGTCGATGTCCTGGCCCTCGGGCTGCTGGTCCGACCCGTTCGGGTAGTACGCCGTCGGCGGGGCGGCGACGGAGCTGCCGACCCGGAGCGTGCCCGACTTCCGCACGGCGGCGGGCAGCAGCGCGGCGACGGAGTCCACCTCGCGTACGGCGGCGACCGGGTCGTCGGTCGGCGCGGGAGAGTTCCGCGCGCCTGCCACTGCCATGTCGTCGGGGTCTCCGGAGCCGCACCCGGTCAGGAGCA is a genomic window containing:
- a CDS encoding amino acid ABC transporter ATP-binding protein; protein product: MSEVMVDVHDVHKSFGPQEVLRGVDLQVRAGEVTVVLGPSGSGKSTLLRTINHLEKVSHGWISVDGELIGYRRSGGRLYELREKDVRRQRTNIGFVFQNFNLFPHLTVLENLVEAPVSALRRPRRRAAEAARRLLERVGLADKADAYPRQLSGGQQQRVAMARALALEPKVLLFDEPTSALDPELVGEVLDVIKDLARTGTTMIVVTHEIGFAREVADTVVFMDDGVVVEKGPPAAVLDAPRHERTRAFLSKVL
- a CDS encoding ABC transporter substrate-binding protein, with amino-acid sequence MKAPVMPAEFPGVAATENGSETPPRSGAAFDAQHTLRLARAHEARRPVKRPRVDSRLRPAVVAAALLPPLLLTGCGSGDPDDMAVAGARNSPAPTDDPVAAVREVDSVAALLPAAVRKSGTLRVGSSVAAPPTAYYPNGSDQQPEGQDIDIADAVAKVLGIGLERQDASFETILPALRSGKYDFGTGNFGVTTERLKTIDFVTYIDDGQGFAVKEGDTSFGEKVTDLVQLCGRTVGIGAGTTFEATLEANKEVCEKADKKPYDVKVYSDNGATVTALQQGRIDVIMSTINGLRYQASQPAAHTAFLGEYHRLDVGFTFKKDSPLTEAFQAAVNELIDDGTYARILEKWGTSASAIETSRINPPEHT